The following proteins are co-located in the Telopea speciosissima isolate NSW1024214 ecotype Mountain lineage chromosome 9, Tspe_v1, whole genome shotgun sequence genome:
- the LOC122638815 gene encoding uncharacterized protein LOC122638815 encodes MKGKSVQAFKSSANMERSKRLVAENRAGQGWDSAVFKVEEIQKSSQFIHLRVITLGSSLTFFCTAVYASNSVEERRELWRDVLGFASSISSPWMALGDFNIVRQQSEKFGGDIVRQEAIDDFNSFIFDTGLVDLEWKGELFTWNNRQGGSSRVCCKLDRAMVNLNWLDVLRSSEATFLPPGLSDHSPAVVSIFDGVNFGRKPFRFFEAWIGREGFDEVVAKGWESPVDMKLNPTLRFAARLRNVKIQTNLAARPTDSNLVTLETAAKKKLWEALSIEEKFLKEKSRITNIQLGDDVGFFPEFIPLQHGLDSMQQISLIGKVSNKEIKEVVFAMKNSKAPGPDGFGAAFFKHAWEVVGEDLTLAVKWFFSKSIVPSSINATFICLIPKTDSTSSFAGYRPIALCNLFYKIITKILSNRLQGVVGKVVSDNQSAFIKGRSIVDNILVCHDVVRGIEQKGASPMAVLKIDLHKAYDALSKKFLFVIMERMGFPAKFIQWVKACVDSPCFSILLNGSPTGYFKGKRGIRQGDPLSPYLFTIAMEGFTALMQKLECEGRISLFPRCKSSHLSHLIFADDLMVFVKAAHDSVSAYCSAILDLVRQRLEGWKARFLSFAGRLQLLTSVLQGCYIYWSGIFALPGGVKQKLESMFSNFLWTGPSLERKVHYISWDKICKPKDEGGLGIRRITDMNITGILKQIWWIASKKDSLWVRWVYARYLKKESIWTVKIPQNCSWVWRKVLKYRHLVEPNIHHVIGSGHLTRLWLDNWHPRGVLIKQFGDRIRYDAGSHRMAMVSDIIRQGTWQPTSYGSFDLIAAWGDLNHVPMLRHSDDLIVWKKAPNAAPTNLPDVVTWLSNVDCTNDRMDVVPKLDFCATMHYIWWERNCRLFENKVRSHDHIIEAIRLDMAIKCATLPISAVQNPRNKFLADTWGIRVDWKVITQKTCAWFRPPTRMAVLHCEGSLMADRASYGGIIRDAAGIAIIAYAGKGDDSSVLGMELYAILKGVDLCIQKNLLRVSIRSDSKLAVDILNGNHREVRHVWRELNQPADFMAAMDTGDGEVVLCPPDFPQELVELLKDDFDCKVYFRNLPP; translated from the exons ATGAAAGGCAAGTCTGTTCAAGCTTTCAAGTCGTCAGCAAATATGGAAAGATCGAAGAGGTTGGTAGCGGAGAACCGGGCTGGTCAAG GTTGGGATTCGGCTGTTTTTAAAGTGGAGGAAATCCAAAAGTCTAGCCAATTTATTCATTTGAGAGTGATCACATTGGGATCCTCTCTTACTTTCTTCTGCACTGCTGTTTATGCTTCCAATTCGGTGGAGGAAAGGAGGGAGCTTTGGAGGGATGTTTTGGGTTTTGCTTCTAGTATATCTTCTCCTTGGATGGCTCTAGGTGATTTTAATATTGTCCGGCAGCAAAGTGAGAAATTTGGAGGTGATATTGTTCGGCAAGAAGCGATTGATGACTTCAATTCCTTTATTTTTGACACGGGTCTAGTTGACTTAGAGTGGAAGGGTGAGCTCTTTACATGGAATAATAGGCAGGGTGGCAGCTCTCGGGTTTGTTGCAAATTGGATAGGGCTATGGTGAACTTGAATTGGTTGGATGTTCTTAGATCCTCTGAAGCTACTTTCTTGCCCCCAGGGCTTTCGGACCATTCTCCAGCtgtggtttctatttttgatgGGGTAAATTTTGGCCGGAAACCCTTTCGGttttttgaggcttggattggtagagaAGGGTTCGATGAAGTGGTGGCTAAAGGGTGGGAAAGCCcggtggatatgaagttgaatCCTACTCTTCGGTTTGCTGCACGATTACGAAATGTTAAG ATCCAAACCAATCTGGCAGCTCGGCCTACTGATTCCAACTTGGTTACCTTAGAGACTGCAGCCAAGAAGAAGCTTTGGGAAGCCCTTAGCATTGAGGAGAAGTTCCTTAAGGAGAAGTCTAGAATTACAAATATTCAactgggggatg ATGTGGGCTTTTTCCCGGAGTTTATTCCTTTACAACATGGGTTGGACTCTATGCAGCAAATTAGTCTCATTGGGAAAGTTTCAAACAAGGAGATCAAGGAGGTTGTTTTTGCTATGAAGAATTCCAAAGCGCCGggaccggatgggtttggggctgctttcTTCAAGCATGCTTGGGAGGTGGTTGGTGAGGATCTTACTTTGGCTGTCAAATGGTTTTTTTCTAAGTCCATTGTGCCCAGCTCCATTAATGCTACTTTCATTTGTCTGATCCCAAAGACggattctacttcttcttttgcGGGATATAGGCCAATTGCTCTCTGTAACCTTTTTTAcaaaattattacaaaaattttgtctaaTAGGCTACAAGGAGTGGTTGGGAAAGTGGTTAGTGATAACCAATCAGCGTTTATCAAAGGGAGGTCCATTGTGGATAATATTCTGgtttgtcatgatgtggttaggGGAATTGAGCAGAAGGGGGCTTCTCCTATGGCAGTGTTGAAAATTGATTTGCATAAAGCCTATGATGCTCTGAGCAAGAAGTTTCTTTTTGTGATAATGGAGAGGATGGGGTTCCCAGCCAAGTTTATTCAGTGGGTGAAGGCGTGTGTAGATAGTCCATGCTTTTCGATCCTTCTTAATGGAAGTCCTACCGGCTATTTTAAGGGGAAGAGGGGAATTAGGCAAGGAGATCCGCTATCCCCCTATttgtttactattgctatgGAAGGTTTTACAGCCTTAATGCAGAAGTTGGAATGCGAAGGACGAATCAGCTTGTTCCCAAGGTGTAAAAGTTCCCATCTTTCACATCTTATCTTTGCCGATGATCTTATGGTCTTTGTGAAGGCTGCTCATGACTCTGTTTCGGCTT ATTGCTCCGCTATTTTGGATCTTGTGAGGCAAAGGCTTGAAGGCTGGAAGGCCCGTTTTTTATCCTTTGCAGGAAGATTGCAGCTTCTTACTTCTGTGCTTCAGGGTTGCTACATATATTGGTCAGGCATCTTTGCTTTACCAGGTGGTGTCAAGCAGAAGTTGGAGTCCATGTTCTCAAATTTCCTTTGGACGGGTCCCTCTTTGGAACGAaaggtacattacatttcttgggaTAAAATTTGTAAACCTAAGGATGAGGGTGGCTTAGGTATTCGCAGAATTACAGATATGAATATTAcgggtatccttaagcaaatttggtggattgcttccAAAAAGGATagcctttgggttaggtgggtgtATGCCCGTTATCTTAAAAAGGAATCTATTTGGACGGTGAAAATCCCCCAAAATTGCTCGTGGGTTTGGCGCAAAGTTCTCAAGTATAGACATTTGGTTGAACCCAATATTCATCACGTTATTGGATCTGGTCATCTTACTaggctttggcttgataattggcatcccCGAGGAGTTTTAATCAAACAATTTGGGGACCGGATCAGATATGATGCGGGTTCACATCGTATGGCTATGGTTTCGGACATTATTAGACAGGGGACTTGGCAACCTACTTCTTATGGATCTTTTGATCTTATTGCTGCTTGGGGTGACCTGAATCATGTTCCTATGTTGAGGCATTCGGATGACCTGATTGTTTGGAAGAAGGCCCCTAATG CAGCCCCTACTAATCTTCCGGATGTGGTTACTTGGCTGTCGAATGTGGACTGTACAAATGATAGGATGGATGTGGTTCCTAAGCTAGATTTTTGTGCTACGATGCATtacatttggtgggaaaggaaTTGCAGGCTTTTTGAAAATAAAGTCAGGTCCCATGATCATATCATAGAGGCTATTCGCCTTGATATGGCCATCAAGTGTGCTACCCTCCCCATTTCTGCTGTTCAAAACCCAAGGAATAAGTTCTTGGCTGATACTTGGGGGATTAGGGTAGACTGGAAGGTGATTACACAGAAAACTTGTGCTTGGTTTAGACCTCCTACTCGCATGGCAGTGCTTCACTGTGAAGGGTCCTTAATggctgatagagcttcctatgGTGGGATTATCCGTGATGCTGCAGGTATTGCCATTATAGCTTATGCGGGCAAGGGAGATGACAGTTCGGTCCTTGGCATGGAGCTCTATGCTATTTTAAAGGGGGTTGATCTTTGCATTCAGAAGAATCTCCTTCGGGTTTCCATTAGATCTGATTCCAAGTTGGCAGTAGATATCCTTAATGGGAAT CACAGGGAGGTCAGacatgtttggagagagctCAACCAGCCAGCAGATTTTATGGCAGCCATGGATACTGGAGATGGGGAAGTTGTTCTTTGTCCTCCTGATTTCCCACAGGAGTTGGTGGAGTTGCTTAAGGATGATTTTGACTGTAAAGTTTATTTTAGGAACTTACCCCCCTGA